One Nicotiana sylvestris chromosome 12, ASM39365v2, whole genome shotgun sequence genomic window carries:
- the LOC104212462 gene encoding 2-alkenal reductase (NADP(+)-dependent)-like isoform X1: MAAERVVEIKNKQVLFKDYVRDSLESDMCITTEKTISLRVPEGTKGVVVKNLCLSCDPYMRNRMNKSEIDGFFSSYSPGSPITGFGVAKVIDSRDTNLKKGDLVWGTTGWEEYTFIEPTNALFKIEHTDIPLSYYTGILVAKAKKGEKVFVSAASGSVGQLVGQFAKLMGCYVVACAGSIEKVDLLKHKFGYDNAFNYKEEHDLDAALKRYFPEGIDIYFENIGGKMLDVVLLNTRNFGRIAVCGMISQYNQENHEGIKNLMEIIYKRVRVEGFLYFDYLLQYSKFLETVLPLIREGKMDYIEDLAEGLDNGPAALVGIFSGHNIGKQVIKVAHE, translated from the exons ATGGCAGCTGAGAGAGTTGTAGAGATTAAGAACAAGCAGGTGTTATTTAAAGATTACGTGAGAGATTCCCTAGAATCAGATATGTGTATAACTACAGAGAAAACAATAAGTTTGAGAGTCCCAGAAGGAACAAAGGGAGTTGTTGTTAAGAATCTCTGCTTGTCTTGTGATCCTTACATGCGTAACCGCATGAATAAATCTGAGATTGATGGCTTCTTCAGTTCTTACTCCCCTGGTTCT CCAATTACAGGATTTGGAGTAGCTAAAGTGATTGACTCAAGGGATACAAACTTGAAGAAGGGTGACCTAGTATGGGGAACAACTGGCTGGGAAGAATACACTTTCATAGAACCTACTAATGCTCTTTTCAAAATTGAACATACTGATATACCTCTTTCCTACTATACAGGAATCCTTG TTGCTAAAGCAAAGAAAGGAGAGAAAGTATTTGTATCGGCGGCATCGGGGTCAGTTGGGCAGCTTGTTGGTCAATTTGCTAAATTGATGGGTTGCTATGTTGTTGCGTGTGCTGGGAGTATTGAAAAA GTTGATCTATTAAAGCACAAGTTTGGATATGATAATGCTTTCAATTACAAAGAAGAGCATGATCTAGATGCTGCATTGAAACG ATACTTTCCTGAAGGGATTGATATCTACTTTGAAAATATTGGGGGAAAGATGTTGGATGTTGTGCTTCTAAATACGAGAAATTTTGGTCGGATTGCTGTGTGTGGAATGATCTCCCAATACAATCAAGAAAATCATGAAGGGATTAAAAATTTGATGGAAATTATCTATAAGCGCGTCCGAGTTGAAGGATTCCTTTACTTTGACTACTTACTTCAATACTCAAAGTTTTTAGAAACTGTATTACCTCTTATTAGAGAAGGGAAAATGGATTACATTGAAGACTTAGCTGAAGGTCTCGACAATGGCCCTGCTGCACTTGTGGGGATATTTAGTGGCCACAACATTGGAAAACAAGTGATTAAAGTTGCTCACGAGTGA
- the LOC104212462 gene encoding 2-alkenal reductase (NADP(+)-dependent)-like isoform X2 has protein sequence MYAVYLDASPITGFGVAKVIDSRDTNLKKGDLVWGTTGWEEYTFIEPTNALFKIEHTDIPLSYYTGILVAKAKKGEKVFVSAASGSVGQLVGQFAKLMGCYVVACAGSIEKVDLLKHKFGYDNAFNYKEEHDLDAALKRYFPEGIDIYFENIGGKMLDVVLLNTRNFGRIAVCGMISQYNQENHEGIKNLMEIIYKRVRVEGFLYFDYLLQYSKFLETVLPLIREGKMDYIEDLAEGLDNGPAALVGIFSGHNIGKQVIKVAHE, from the exons ATGTATGCAGTCTACCTTGATGCAAGC CCAATTACAGGATTTGGAGTAGCTAAAGTGATTGACTCAAGGGATACAAACTTGAAGAAGGGTGACCTAGTATGGGGAACAACTGGCTGGGAAGAATACACTTTCATAGAACCTACTAATGCTCTTTTCAAAATTGAACATACTGATATACCTCTTTCCTACTATACAGGAATCCTTG TTGCTAAAGCAAAGAAAGGAGAGAAAGTATTTGTATCGGCGGCATCGGGGTCAGTTGGGCAGCTTGTTGGTCAATTTGCTAAATTGATGGGTTGCTATGTTGTTGCGTGTGCTGGGAGTATTGAAAAA GTTGATCTATTAAAGCACAAGTTTGGATATGATAATGCTTTCAATTACAAAGAAGAGCATGATCTAGATGCTGCATTGAAACG ATACTTTCCTGAAGGGATTGATATCTACTTTGAAAATATTGGGGGAAAGATGTTGGATGTTGTGCTTCTAAATACGAGAAATTTTGGTCGGATTGCTGTGTGTGGAATGATCTCCCAATACAATCAAGAAAATCATGAAGGGATTAAAAATTTGATGGAAATTATCTATAAGCGCGTCCGAGTTGAAGGATTCCTTTACTTTGACTACTTACTTCAATACTCAAAGTTTTTAGAAACTGTATTACCTCTTATTAGAGAAGGGAAAATGGATTACATTGAAGACTTAGCTGAAGGTCTCGACAATGGCCCTGCTGCACTTGTGGGGATATTTAGTGGCCACAACATTGGAAAACAAGTGATTAAAGTTGCTCACGAGTGA
- the LOC104212462 gene encoding 2-alkenal reductase (NADP(+)-dependent)-like isoform X3 — MAAERVVEIKNKQVLFKDYVRDSLESDMCITTEKTISLRVPEGTKGVVVKNLCLSCDPYMRNRMNKSEIDGFFSSYSPGSPITGFGVAKVIDSRDTNLKKGDLVWGTTGWEEYTFIEPTNALFKIEHTDIPLSYYTGILGMTGLTAYAGFHEVAKAKKGEKVFVSAASGSVGQLVGQFAKLMGCYVVACAGSIEKVDLLKHKFGYDNAFNYKEEHDLDAALKRYFPEGIDIYFENIGGKMLDVVLLNTRNFGRIAVCGMISQYNQENHEGIKNLMEIIYKRVRVEGFLYFDYLLQYSKFLETVLPLIREGKMDYIEDLAEGLDNGPAALVGIFSGHNIGKQVIKVAHE, encoded by the exons ATGGCAGCTGAGAGAGTTGTAGAGATTAAGAACAAGCAGGTGTTATTTAAAGATTACGTGAGAGATTCCCTAGAATCAGATATGTGTATAACTACAGAGAAAACAATAAGTTTGAGAGTCCCAGAAGGAACAAAGGGAGTTGTTGTTAAGAATCTCTGCTTGTCTTGTGATCCTTACATGCGTAACCGCATGAATAAATCTGAGATTGATGGCTTCTTCAGTTCTTACTCCCCTGGTTCT CCAATTACAGGATTTGGAGTAGCTAAAGTGATTGACTCAAGGGATACAAACTTGAAGAAGGGTGACCTAGTATGGGGAACAACTGGCTGGGAAGAATACACTTTCATAGAACCTACTAATGCTCTTTTCAAAATTGAACATACTGATATACCTCTTTCCTACTATACAGGAAT ATTGGGGATGACTGGTTTAACGGCATATGCTGGATTTCATGAAGTTGCTAAAGCAAAGAAAGGAGAGAAAGTATTTGTATCGGCGGCATCGGGGTCAGTTGGGCAGCTTGTTGGTCAATTTGCTAAATTGATGGGTTGCTATGTTGTTGCGTGTGCTGGGAGTATTGAAAAA GTTGATCTATTAAAGCACAAGTTTGGATATGATAATGCTTTCAATTACAAAGAAGAGCATGATCTAGATGCTGCATTGAAACG ATACTTTCCTGAAGGGATTGATATCTACTTTGAAAATATTGGGGGAAAGATGTTGGATGTTGTGCTTCTAAATACGAGAAATTTTGGTCGGATTGCTGTGTGTGGAATGATCTCCCAATACAATCAAGAAAATCATGAAGGGATTAAAAATTTGATGGAAATTATCTATAAGCGCGTCCGAGTTGAAGGATTCCTTTACTTTGACTACTTACTTCAATACTCAAAGTTTTTAGAAACTGTATTACCTCTTATTAGAGAAGGGAAAATGGATTACATTGAAGACTTAGCTGAAGGTCTCGACAATGGCCCTGCTGCACTTGTGGGGATATTTAGTGGCCACAACATTGGAAAACAAGTGATTAAAGTTGCTCACGAGTGA